The following nucleotide sequence is from Catonella massiliensis.
TTAAGGTTGTCACAAAGCCTTTTTGCTACCTTTGAAGGGGTGTAATAGCAGCCCTGAAACTTCCTGTCCCTGGAGCTTTTAAGTGAAATGTACAAAAGACCTATTACATCAACAGCATCCTCATACACGTAGTCAGTTCCAAAGAGCTCGGGGTACTCATCTGCTATGTCATCTACGCCCTCAACACCGCCTATAAGGTCGTCTACCAAGAAGGCATAAGGTGAAATAGAGAGCTTCTTTTTTAGGAATGCTCTAAGAATATTAGAATCTGCTTTTATACTAAACCTCGAGACCATAAGCTTTAGGGCACAGTCTGCAAGGAGGGACAACAATATATCGTTGGTAACCTCAATCTTATTATCATTGACTACATTTAAGATGCTTTGAACAGGCAGCAAATTCTTGGAATCCCCCGGTATATACGAGTCATATAGGCTGATTCCGGATACAAAGGACTTGTTTCTTCTGCTTTTAAGAGCAGAATTATCCCCATTTGCGATATCAAATTTAAGACTTTGAACATATTCTATAGAGAAATACGTCGTACCTGATTCTGCAGGGATGAGCTTGCCAAGCTTTACCCAGTTCTTTGCAGTTGCCTCTGAAATGGATAATTCTCTACATACATCAGCCAGAGAAAGCATGTTTTTATCAGAATTCATTTTCATCTCAAACCTCCCCCATATCAAGCCGGTACTCATGTCAAAACTAATTATTTGTTCCTAATCTTATTATAGTCTTTAAAATGACTATTGTCGATATAAATATAATATTTTAAATTTATATATATGGGTGTGATATAAGTAAAAGTTCTAACCAAATCTAAAACAACGTGAATGTTGTATAGAAAATTACAGATTATAAAGACAAATTACCAGTTACATTCAAACCAAAATATAGTATAATGAAACAAGCAGGTACAAGTATCAATGGGCGTCAAATACCCTGACACCCACATCAGCAAATAAAAATTCTATCAGCGGCTTGATTACAGGAGAAAGCATTATCTCCTCACCAATAAGCCACAGCTAAAGGAGGCAATTATGGAAAACTTCGTACACTCAATACCTACCGAGCTCTATTTTGGCAAAGGACAGATATCAAAGCTTGGGGATGCTCTTAACAGATTTGGTAAAAGAGTACTTCTTACCTATGGAGGCGGCTCCATCAAGAAGATGGGGCTCTATGATGAAGTGATGAAGATACTCTCAGAAGGCGGATTTACAGTAGTTGAATGTGATGGCATAGAGCCTAATCCAAGAATAGAATCAGTTATTAAGGGAGTCAAACTCTGCAAGGAAAACAACATAGATGTTGTACTTTCTGTAGGTGGAGGAAGTACGCTAGACTGCTCTAAGGCCATAGCCTGTGGAGTGTACTTTGAAGGTGACGACCTGTGGAAGATGGTTAAGTCTGAGTGGAAGCTAAAAAAAGCCCTTCCTCTGGTGGATATCCTTACCCTTAGCGCAACAGGCTCAGAGTTTGACGGAGCAGGCGTTATAAGCAATATGGCAACAGATGAAAAGATAGGCGCAATGTTCACCTATCCCGCAGTATCCATCTGTGACCCTACCTATACATTTAGCGTATCAAAGTACCAGACAGCAGCGGGTTCAGCAGATATCATGAGTCACATCATGGAGGGGTATTTCTCAAGAACTGATGACTGCGATATATCAGATGGAATTGCTGAGACTGTGCTAAAGACTGTCATTAAGAATCTCCCTCTAGCTCTTAGAGAGCCTGATAACTACACTGCAAGGGGTAATCTTATGATGGCTTCATCAGTAGCCTGCTCCGGCATACCTGAGTACGGAAAGCAAGGCACAGGCTGGCCATGTCATGGCTTAGAGCATGAGCTTTCAGCATTTTATGATATCACCCACGGTGTAGGACTAGCTATCCTTACACCTAGATGGATGAGGCATATACTTAAAAAAGATGCATCAACCACAGGCAGGTTTGTGCGCTTTGCAAAGAATGTCTGGGGGCTTTCAGGAGGAAGTGAAGAGGTGCTTGCTCTTAAGGGAATATATGCACTTGAGTCCTTCTTTAAGGAGTCAGGCATTGCATCAAACCTTACTGAGCTTAATATTACGGAGGAATACTTTGGCAAAATGGCAGACCACCTTGAGGCAGAAGCAGACCTTAAGAATGCCTATGTACCTTTAACCAAAGAGGATATAATAGAGATATATAAGGCATGTCTGTAAATCAGATATATTATCGGTCTTATTATTATCTTCCCCCCACATCGATATATAAAAATACTATGTAAGAAGTGCGTGCCCTGCATGCACTTCTTTGACGCTATATTTATTATTCCTTAAGAAATTGTTTTGAAAAAAGTAAACACTAATTTTAAAAATAAGCTATAATAGTATTATAAAAGAGGTTATCTATGGATTTATAGCCGTTAAACCACCATAATATTAACAAGGAGGCAGATTATGGATTTTCAATTTTGGCTTATGGCATTTATAATACTGGTTGTGATGGAATTCCTTACTATGGGACTCACAACTATATGGTTTGCAATCGGTGCACTGGTATCATTTTTTGCGAGTCTCTTTGGAGCCAGTGCTTGGATTCAGATTGTCTTGTTCTTAGTTGTTTCCCTGGTTGTCCTTATTGTATACAGACCTCTTGCTGTTAAATACGTCAATTCAAGAAGGACAAAGACCAATGTTGACGACCTTATAGGCAGAGAAGCTAAGGTGGTTGAAAAAATTGACAATCTTAATGAGACAGGAAGAGTCTTGCTAAATGGCATTGACTGGTCTGCCAGATCAACCTTAACAGGAGGTGTCATTGAAGAGGACACAATAGTCAAGGTAATGGAGGTACAGGGCGTTAAACTAATAGTTGAACCGTTAATTACAGAGGAAACAAAGAGGTTGTCTCCTGCAGAAGGCTTACAGGAAAACTTTGATTGATACTGAATGTATTAGGGATTGACCCTTTACAGATAATAAAAAGAAAAGAGGTATATTATGGGAGGATTATTGTATTTAGCTAAACCAATGGTGGCTACCGGAGGACTTATAAGCGGATCATTTTTGGCAATGGCGTTCCTTGCTATTGTAATCATCTTGATCTTTGCTTCCTGCATCAAGATAGTACCACAGGCAACAGCCTTAGTCATTGAAAGACTTGGCGGATATCAGGATACCTGGCACGTTGGTATCCATGTGAAGTTACCTTTCATCGACAGAGTAGCAAAGAGGGTAACGCTTAAGGAACAGGTTGCGGACTTCCCTCCACAGCCGGTTATCACAAAGGATAACGTTTCAATCAGAATAGATACAGTTATCTTCTACCAGATAACAGATCCTAAGCTTTATGCATACGGTGTTGAGAATCCTATCTCAGCTCTTGAAAACCTTACAGCTACTACACTTCGTAACATCATCGGTGATCTTGAACTGGATGAGACACTTACATCCCGTGAGACTATCAATACACAGATGCGTTCTACACTTGATGTAGCTACAGATCCTTGGGGAATCAAGGTAAACAGAGTAGAGCTTAAGAACATAATGTGTCCTCCTGATATTCAGGGTGCGATGGAGAAGCAGGCTAAGGCAGAGCGTGAGAGACGTGCTGCGGTTACCAGTGCAGAAGGTGAAAAGAAGGCAGCCATCCTTGTTGCGGAAGGTAAGAAAGAATCTACCATCCTTGAAGCAGAAGCTGAAAAGGCAGCTCAGATTCTCCGTGCAGAAGCTAAAAAGGAAGCTACTATCCGTGAGGCTGAAGGTCAGGCACAGGCTATACTTGCGGTGCAGAGGGCTAATGCTGACGGTATCAAGCTCCTAAATGAATCAGCTCCTTCAGGAGAGGTAATCAAGCTCAAAGGACTTGAGGCTTTCGGCAGGGCAGCAGACGGTAAGGCAACCAAGATTATCATCCCTTCTGAGATACAGGGCCTTGCAGGGCTTGTAAGCGGCATTACAGAGGTTGCAGCTGAGGCTAAGAAGCAGGTGGAGGCATAATGAACATAAAACTTCCTGAAAAATTTCTGCCAAGGCTTATAATGACTGTCTTTGGTGTCATAATATGCGCTATAGCTGTTGGATTTTTTAAGAATTCCCTATTTGGTATAGACCCTTTCCAAAGCTTTGCGCAAGGGTCTCACGCGAGGCTCTTTTCAGGGGTTGCTTATGGAATATACTACATGGTTGTAAGCTTAATAATGCTTGTTGTAGTCCTGCTTTTAGATAAGCACTATATTGGAATTGCAACCATATTGAACTTGTTCTTCTCGGGTCACATAGTGGATTTTGCCAATAAATACATAGCGGAGGCCATCCCGGATCCAAGCCTTGCGGTAAGAGCAGTTATGCTGATTGTAGGTGTGGTCGTGCTTTGCTTTGCATCGTCACTTTATATGACCTCGGACCTTGGAGTTTCGGTCTATGATGCCATTCCTATTATCATATCAAAGAGAACAGGAAAACCATTTAAGTTTATGCGTATAGGCTGTGACTTAATTTGTGTTATCATAGGAGCCTTGTGTGGCTTGCTTCCGGGGCTTGGAACCTTGGTTACTGCCTTCTTTATGGGACCGCTTATAGACTTCTTTAACAGAAAATTCTCCAGACCGTTGCTTGACAGATTTAAGGCTTAGAATATAGCCATACAGGTGCTTGAAATACAGTCCTGTATGGCTTTTTTGTGTCTGCTTAGAATTTAGACTTTGATAAAACGGTAATAAAACGATATTTAGACTTTGCCAGAACGGTAATAAAATGTAATTTGGACTTTGCCAGAACGGTAATAAAACAGAATTTAGACTTTGATAAAACGGTAATATATAGGTATTTGAGCTTTGATAAGGCTGAATCTGGCCACTTAGGAGATGTAGTTGGCTAAAAGGCAAACATATGAATACTATATTTACAACAAAGTTTGATGTATGATATTATAGGACAGAAATTCACGCACTTTGAATATATGGGACTGCTATGGATTGTCTGGCGGATAGTGTAAATCATAGGAGATGCGTAATAATTAGATACAGATTTAGGAGATAATATGAATCTACTTACAGCAGAAAATTTATCGAAAAGCTTTAACACTGATAAGATTCTCTTTGATAATATTTCTTTGGGCATAAACGAAGGCGACAAAATAGGGCTAATAGGCATAAATGGAACAGGAAAGTCTACCCTTCTTAAGATACTTGCAGGAGAAGAAGAGGCAGATAGCGGCAAGCTCACCAAGGGCAATGCCGTCCGCATAGCCTATCTCCCGCAGAATCCTGAGTTTGACGAGGGTGAGAGCGTTATTTCGGAGGTAATAAAGGGGAAAAAGGCTAAAAATGAATTCTGGGACACAGAGGGAGAGGCAAGGAGCCTGCTTGCCAAATTTGAAATAGAGGATGTAGAGGCCAAGGTAGGCACACTTTCAGGCGGTCAGAAAAAGAGGGCTGCCCTTGTGCGTACCCTCCTTGATGATGCAGACATCCTCATTCTTGATGAGCCTACCAACCACCTGGATACAGCCATGTCTGAGTGGCTTGAAGACTATCTTAAGAAGATGAAACAGGCTCTCCTCATCATAACCCACGACAGATACTTCCTTGACCAGGTGACAAACAGGATAGTTGAGCTAACTCATGGGAAGCTTTACTCATACGTAGGAGGTTATATGAAGTACCTCGAGCTTAAGGCGGAGCGTGAGGAAATGGAGATAGCCACCGAAAGGAAGAATGCCGCACTTTTTAAGAAAGACCTCGCTTGGATGATGAGGGGTGCAAGAGCTCGTTCAACCAAGCAGAAGGCCCATATAGAGCGTTTTGAGGAACTTAAAAACAGGGATAAGATTGTAGTGGATAAAGAAATTGTGGTTGATTCGGTATCAAGCCGCCTCGGTAAGCAGATAATTGAGATTGAAAATATCTCAAAGGCTTACGGAGACAAGACATTGTTTGCTGATTTCACATATCTCTTTAGAAGGATTGACAGAATAGGAATTATTGGGAAAAATGGCTCAGGCAAGTCAACCCTTCTTAAGACTATTTTAGGAGAAGTAGCACCTGACAGTGGGAACATTATCATCGGTCAGACAGCTAAGATAGGATACTTTTCTCAGGATTCGGGAGAGCTTGATCCAAGCCAGACTGTAATAGAGTCAGCAAAAGACATAGCAGAGTATGTGCAGACAAAGGATGGCACCATATCGGCTAGCAAGATGCTTGAACGATTCCTCTTTGAAGGTGCAATGCAGTATACAAAAATCGAGAAGCTCTCAGGTGGTGAAAGAAGAAGGCTCGCCCTCTTGCATACCCTTATTTCTGCACCAAATATACTTATCCTAGACGAGCCTACCAATGACCTTGATATAACCACTCTCTCTATCTTAGAGGACTATCTGGACGGCTTTGATGGAGTGGTTATAACGGTTTCACACGACAGATACTTCCTTGACAGGGTAGCAAACAGGATATTTTCCTTTGAAAATGGCCATATTAAGATATATGAGGGAGGATATAGTGACTATCTGGAAAAAGCAGAGCCACAGATTGAAGAGGTAAAGGCAGAGAAAAAAGAAAGCGATGCAAAAAAGGATTGGAAGGCAAACAAAGGTACCAAGCTTAAGTTTACCTACGCCGAACAGAAGGAATTTGACACCATAGATGAAGATATTGGAAAGTTAAACGAGGCAATAGAAAAGATTGATGCGGAAATAGCAGAAAATGCTTCAAGGTATGGAAAACTGGGTGAGCTGATGGCGGAAAAAGAGAAGCTGGAAGAAGAACTTGAGTATAAAGAAGAAAGGTGGCTTTATCTTACGGAACTTAATGAGAAGATAAATGCAGGAGGTAAGTAAAATGCAGGAGGTAAGTAAAATGCAGGAGGTAAGTAAAATGCAGGCTAATTCGTTTGTGTTAAAGGTAATTGCGATTATATGCATGCTTATTGATCATACATCGATTGTCCTTGATCCCTTTATTCCTAATGAATGGTATGATTTGTATAAGATTGGCAGAATGATAGGCAGAACCGCATTTCCTCTATTTTGCTTTATGATAGTGGAGGGGTATTATTATACTCGTGATAAGAGTAGATATCTAGGGAGCTTATTATTACTTGCGATTATATCTGAATTGCCATTTGATGCTATATTTTCAGAATCAGGTTTTAAACTGGAATACGATAATCAAAATGTATTTTTTACACTTGCAACAGGCTTATTTACAATTATTTTGCTTGACAATGTGAATAAGTTTATGAAGAGCATAAGTGAAAAACAGAGAGCTTATCTTGGATATGCACTCAAAGTAGCAAACATTATTTTGCAGTTTTTTATAATAATTATAATGACAATAGGGATAAATTATTTAAAATCAGATTATGGTGTAGCAGGGCTGGATTTAATTGTAATGATTTATTATTTTGAAAAAATACCAGTTTTGCTTAAAAGATTTGATGGAAGATTTGATTCAAATAAAGCTAAATTTATATTTGCAGGCTTAACGGTTCTTTTCTGGCTTTCGTATTATGATTACAATATTGGGCGCATTAATGAGCTGATGGGATTTCCGGCAGTTATTCTTATCTGGATGTATAACGGTAAAAGAGGAGATTACAAAATACCTAAGTATGTATTTTATTTTTTCTATCCGGTTCATTTGACGGTGTTGTATTTTATCAGAAAAATGCTAGCAGGATACTAAAATGGAAGATAAACCGAAGTTTGTACTCGCCTGTACCAGAGGCTTGCCTGAAAAGGAGAAGGACTTTGTGAGGAAAATACTGGATGATTTCAGGAAAATGGGTGTTAAATCTGTCAAAGATGAAACCTTAGATGTGAATTATCCTTTAAAAAGTCCAATAAACCCTTATAATGAGATTAAAAAAAGCTATTTGGATAGTCCACCTGAGCTTGAAAAAATATCTACAGACTCTGTAGATAAGCCAAATATGGCTTCCGAGATTGGCAGTATACATTTTACAATGAAAAATGCCCAATATAAACCCCAAGACGGCTTAATTATAACCTCTGCAGCCAACTTTAATGAGAGCCTCCTTGCCTCAGGCCTAACAACTATAGTTTATGACAAAAACCTTGGAAGCGGTTTGCCCTATGGCATTGACCTGATAGTGGATAGCTTTGAAGATATTGATACAGACTTCCTCATAAGGCTCTTTAAGCATAAAAATAAAATCCCTTGTCTAATTGCAGAAACTAAGAGAACTGTCATCAGAGAGCTTTGTGCACAAGATATCGATGAAGTCGTTAAAATAAGCAGAGAAG
It contains:
- a CDS encoding iron-containing alcohol dehydrogenase, whose translation is MENFVHSIPTELYFGKGQISKLGDALNRFGKRVLLTYGGGSIKKMGLYDEVMKILSEGGFTVVECDGIEPNPRIESVIKGVKLCKENNIDVVLSVGGGSTLDCSKAIACGVYFEGDDLWKMVKSEWKLKKALPLVDILTLSATGSEFDGAGVISNMATDEKIGAMFTYPAVSICDPTYTFSVSKYQTAAGSADIMSHIMEGYFSRTDDCDISDGIAETVLKTVIKNLPLALREPDNYTARGNLMMASSVACSGIPEYGKQGTGWPCHGLEHELSAFYDITHGVGLAILTPRWMRHILKKDASTTGRFVRFAKNVWGLSGGSEEVLALKGIYALESFFKESGIASNLTELNITEEYFGKMADHLEAEADLKNAYVPLTKEDIIEIYKACL
- a CDS encoding NfeD family protein; translated protein: MDFQFWLMAFIILVVMEFLTMGLTTIWFAIGALVSFFASLFGASAWIQIVLFLVVSLVVLIVYRPLAVKYVNSRRTKTNVDDLIGREAKVVEKIDNLNETGRVLLNGIDWSARSTLTGGVIEEDTIVKVMEVQGVKLIVEPLITEETKRLSPAEGLQENFD
- a CDS encoding SPFH domain-containing protein — its product is MAFLAIVIILIFASCIKIVPQATALVIERLGGYQDTWHVGIHVKLPFIDRVAKRVTLKEQVADFPPQPVITKDNVSIRIDTVIFYQITDPKLYAYGVENPISALENLTATTLRNIIGDLELDETLTSRETINTQMRSTLDVATDPWGIKVNRVELKNIMCPPDIQGAMEKQAKAERERRAAVTSAEGEKKAAILVAEGKKESTILEAEAEKAAQILRAEAKKEATIREAEGQAQAILAVQRANADGIKLLNESAPSGEVIKLKGLEAFGRAADGKATKIIIPSEIQGLAGLVSGITEVAAEAKKQVEA
- a CDS encoding YczE/YyaS/YitT family protein produces the protein MNIKLPEKFLPRLIMTVFGVIICAIAVGFFKNSLFGIDPFQSFAQGSHARLFSGVAYGIYYMVVSLIMLVVVLLLDKHYIGIATILNLFFSGHIVDFANKYIAEAIPDPSLAVRAVMLIVGVVVLCFASSLYMTSDLGVSVYDAIPIIISKRTGKPFKFMRIGCDLICVIIGALCGLLPGLGTLVTAFFMGPLIDFFNRKFSRPLLDRFKA
- a CDS encoding ABC-F family ATP-binding cassette domain-containing protein, which gives rise to MNLLTAENLSKSFNTDKILFDNISLGINEGDKIGLIGINGTGKSTLLKILAGEEEADSGKLTKGNAVRIAYLPQNPEFDEGESVISEVIKGKKAKNEFWDTEGEARSLLAKFEIEDVEAKVGTLSGGQKKRAALVRTLLDDADILILDEPTNHLDTAMSEWLEDYLKKMKQALLIITHDRYFLDQVTNRIVELTHGKLYSYVGGYMKYLELKAEREEMEIATERKNAALFKKDLAWMMRGARARSTKQKAHIERFEELKNRDKIVVDKEIVVDSVSSRLGKQIIEIENISKAYGDKTLFADFTYLFRRIDRIGIIGKNGSGKSTLLKTILGEVAPDSGNIIIGQTAKIGYFSQDSGELDPSQTVIESAKDIAEYVQTKDGTISASKMLERFLFEGAMQYTKIEKLSGGERRRLALLHTLISAPNILILDEPTNDLDITTLSILEDYLDGFDGVVITVSHDRYFLDRVANRIFSFENGHIKIYEGGYSDYLEKAEPQIEEVKAEKKESDAKKDWKANKGTKLKFTYAEQKEFDTIDEDIGKLNEAIEKIDAEIAENASRYGKLGELMAEKEKLEEELEYKEERWLYLTELNEKINAGGK
- a CDS encoding TraX family protein, which encodes MLKVIAIICMLIDHTSIVLDPFIPNEWYDLYKIGRMIGRTAFPLFCFMIVEGYYYTRDKSRYLGSLLLLAIISELPFDAIFSESGFKLEYDNQNVFFTLATGLFTIILLDNVNKFMKSISEKQRAYLGYALKVANIILQFFIIIIMTIGINYLKSDYGVAGLDLIVMIYYFEKIPVLLKRFDGRFDSNKAKFIFAGLTVLFWLSYYDYNIGRINELMGFPAVILIWMYNGKRGDYKIPKYVFYFFYPVHLTVLYFIRKMLAGY
- a CDS encoding GNAT family N-acetyltransferase — its product is MEDKPKFVLACTRGLPEKEKDFVRKILDDFRKMGVKSVKDETLDVNYPLKSPINPYNEIKKSYLDSPPELEKISTDSVDKPNMASEIGSIHFTMKNAQYKPQDGLIITSAANFNESLLASGLTTIVYDKNLGSGLPYGIDLIVDSFEDIDTDFLIRLFKHKNKIPCLIAETKRTVIRELCAQDIDEVVKISREEHILKFVEDGRVPEEEQKEKLLAYIDNIYSFYDYGIWGIFDRADGSLIGLISLDFLTDAEEARYETGFFIRKERLGQGFATEAIEMVVNYAKNKLSASKLIAVTDYENMPARSLLEKCGFTVAGRNDKMIYVKQLEN